TTTTCGTTCGCCGGCTATTACGACCCGGCGCACATGGGCTGGGGCAACCTGCGCGTGATCAACGAGGACCGCGTCGCGCCGGGCATGGGCTTCGGCACGCACGGCCACCGCGACATGGAAATCATCAGCTACGTGCTCGAGGGCAACCTCGCGCACAAGGACACCATGGGCAACGTCAAAGGCATTCCGCCCGGCGACGTGCAGCGCATGAGTGCGGGCACCGGCGTGCAGCACAGCGAATTCAACCACGCGCCGGACCGCACCACGCATTTCCTGCAGATCTGGATCGAGCCGAATGCGCTCGGCATCGCGCCGAGCTACGAGCAGAAGACTTTCCCCGATGCCGACAAGCGCGGGCGGCTGCGGCTGATCGCGTCGCCCGACAGCGCCGACGGCTCGGTGACGATCCATGCCGACGCGCGCGTGTTCGCCGGCCTGTTCGATGGGCCCGAGTCCGCGCAGCTCGCGCTCGACCCCAAGCGCAAGGCCTATGCGCACCTGGTGCGCGGCGCGCTGCGGGTCAACGGGCGCGATCTCGCTGCGGGCGACGCGGCGCTGATCGAGCAGGAAGGCCGCTTGACGCTGGAGCAAGGCCAGGGCGCCGAGGTGCTGGTGTTCGATCTACATGCGTAGATCGGCGCAGCGCGTCGCCGACCCCCCCGATTTCGGATTCCATCACTCCAACCTCCAAAAGGACATTCCATGCCCAACAGTCTCCAGAACCTCTCCAGCCTCGTCGGCCGCGTGCTGATCGCCGTGCTGTTCGTCCCTTCCGGCATCGGCAAGGCGTTCGCTTTCTCCGGCACCACCGGCTACATCGCGTCGCAGGGGCTGCCGCTGCCGTCGCTCGGCGCGGTGATCGCGATCCTTTGCGAACTCGGCCTGGGCCTCTTGGTACTGTTCGGCTTCAAGACCCGGATCTCGGCGCTGTTGCTCGCGATCTTCACCGTCGCAACGGGGATCTTCTTCCACAACTACTGGGATGCGGACGCGGCACAGGCGATGATGCAGCAGATCAACTTCTACAAGAACCTCGCGATCGCCGGTGGGCTGCTGTCCATCGTCGCCTTTGGCGCCGGCGGCTGGAGCCTGGACGGCGTGCGCCGGCGCTGATATACCTGCACCAGCCCTCGGGCCTGTCCACAGGAGGCTGAAATGACCGTCGAACTCGAACGCCAGCGCACCGATGCCGGATACGCGCCGATGGCGCAGGCCGTGCATATTCGCGATCACGCGCTGCTCGCCGACGGCAGCGTCGCCGAGGGCGGGACCGACGCCGGCCCCAGCCCGCATGATCTGTACGACGCCGCGCTCGGCGCCTGCAAGGCGCTGACGGTGATGTGGTACGCGCGGCGCCGAGGCATTCCGGTGGCGGACATCCAGACCACGATCGCGCGCGACGACTCGGCCGAGCGCACCGGCGTCTACCGGCTCTCGGCCACGCTTCGGATCGGCGGCGAACTGAGCGACGCGCAGTTGCAGGATCTGCAGCGGATCGCCGAGAAATGCCCGGTGCACAAGCTGATGACGCAGGTCACGACCGAGATCACAACGCAGGTGGAGCGATTGAAATGAACACACCGCTGCTGCTCACCGGCCGCGAGCACGACCTCGGCGGTGGGCTGATGGTGCGCCGCATGCTGCCCGCCATGCAGCGCCAGTCGGTCGGGCCGTTCGTATTCTTCGATCATTTCGGTCCGCTGACCGAACTGCCCGAATACCAGCACGATGTGCGCCCGCATCCGCACATCGGCCTCGCGACCGTGACCTATCTGTTCGACGGCGCGATGGTGCACCGCGACAGCCTGGGCAGCGTGCAGCGCATCGAGCCCGGCGCGATCAACTGGATGACCGCGGGCCGCGGCATCGTGCATTCGGAGCGTCGTCCCGACGACCTGCGCCAGCGGCCGTACCTGAGCCACGGCTTGCAGCTTTGGGCGGCGCTGCCGCAGGCGCACGAGGAAGACGAGCCTTCGTTCGTGCACACGCCGGCGGCGGTGATCCCCGAGTTGACGATGGGCGCGGCGCGGGTGCGGGTGCTGATCGGCGAAGCGTTCGGCCGGCGCTCGCCGGTCGCGACGTTTTCGAACACGCTGTACCTCGACGTGCAGTTTTCGGAAGAGGGCGCACTGGAGCTGCCGCCGCTCGCGCAGGAACTCGCGGTCTACGCGGTCGACGGCGATCTGCGGCTCGGCGCCGGGCTGCTCTCCGCGCGCACGCTGGCGGTGCTTCAGGGTACCGTGCCGGTGCGGATCGAGGCGCCGGGTGCAGGGCGGTTGGTGGTGATCGGCGGTGAGCCGCTGGACGGCCGCCGCTTCATCTGGTGGAACTACGTGTCCAGCCGCAAGGAGCGCATCGCGCAGGCGGCGCAGGACTGGGCCGATCAGACGATGGGTCAGGTACCTGGCGAGACCGAGTTCATCCCGCTGCCCGAGAAGCGCTTCGTCGTGTAGGCGGACAGGCCCGGGCGAGCGCTCGCCCGTGCAGCGCCGGCCGCGATGGTACGGCGGTGGTGCAGCGCGGCAGTTTCCTACAATCGGTCCATGTTCGTTCACCTGCGTCTGCACACGGAATTTTCCGTGGTCGATGGCGCCAACCGGATCGACGAGGTGATCGCAGCCGCTGCCGCCGATGGGCAGCCGGCGCTCGCGATCACCGACCTCGCCAATCTGTTCGGCGCGATCAAGTTCTACAAGGCCGCGCGCAGCAAAGGCGTCAAGCCGATCATCGGCGCGGAAATCCAGATCGAGGGCCTGGGCCCGGACGGCGCTGCGCCAGCGCGCATGTTGCTGCTGGTGCAAAACCGCCAGGGTTATCTGAACCTGTCGGAACTGCTGGCGCACGCCTGGACGCGCAACGTCGTCAAGGCGCAGGCGCTGGTCCGACTCGAATGGCTGGGCGAACTGGGCGCGGGGCTGATCCTGCTCTCGGGCGCGCAGGCCGGTCCGATCGGGCAGGCGCTGCTGCAGGGCGACGCGGCGCGCGCGCGCGAACTGGCCGAGCGGCTGGCCGCGCTGTTTCCGCAGCGCTTCTACGTCGAGCTGCAACGCGCCGGCCGCGCCGACGACGAGGCTCATGTGAGCGCGGCGGTGCGGCTTGCCGCGGAACTCGCACTGCCGGTGGTCGCGACGCATCCGGTGCAGTTCATGCGCCGTGATGACTACGAGGCGCACGAGG
This genomic interval from Burkholderiaceae bacterium contains the following:
- a CDS encoding Pirin; this encodes MLTLRKSQDRGYADHGWLKSFHSFSFAGYYDPAHMGWGNLRVINEDRVAPGMGFGTHGHRDMEIISYVLEGNLAHKDTMGNVKGIPPGDVQRMSAGTGVQHSEFNHAPDRTTHFLQIWIEPNALGIAPSYEQKTFPDADKRGRLRLIASPDSADGSVTIHADARVFAGLFDGPESAQLALDPKRKAYAHLVRGALRVNGRDLAAGDAALIEQEGRLTLEQGQGAEVLVFDLHA
- a CDS encoding OsmC-like protein, whose product is MTVELERQRTDAGYAPMAQAVHIRDHALLADGSVAEGGTDAGPSPHDLYDAALGACKALTVMWYARRRGIPVADIQTTIARDDSAERTGVYRLSATLRIGGELSDAQLQDLQRIAEKCPVHKLMTQVTTEITTQVERLK
- a CDS encoding Pirin; the encoded protein is MNTPLLLTGREHDLGGGLMVRRMLPAMQRQSVGPFVFFDHFGPLTELPEYQHDVRPHPHIGLATVTYLFDGAMVHRDSLGSVQRIEPGAINWMTAGRGIVHSERRPDDLRQRPYLSHGLQLWAALPQAHEEDEPSFVHTPAAVIPELTMGAARVRVLIGEAFGRRSPVATFSNTLYLDVQFSEEGALELPPLAQELAVYAVDGDLRLGAGLLSARTLAVLQGTVPVRIEAPGAGRLVVIGGEPLDGRRFIWWNYVSSRKERIAQAAQDWADQTMGQVPGETEFIPLPEKRFVV